From Takifugu flavidus isolate HTHZ2018 unplaced genomic scaffold, ASM371156v2 ctg204, whole genome shotgun sequence, a single genomic window includes:
- the LOC130519769 gene encoding estrogen-related receptor gamma-like isoform X4 yields the protein MDRTTDPLVGYQCLNSSSTDSTSSLDSASFSDILPSFSPAHAAFLTPSPALSAPSFGLHCGSSLPNSPTGVGGGVLVLTGCFPAPQADSVLIAGYRSSLGPKRVCLVCGELASGYHYGVASCEACKAFFKRTIQGNIKYICPVNNNCEITKRRRKACQACRFQKCLQAGMMREGVRIDRVRGGRQKYRRRTEPGRPYKGPCLHSASSRNVVISDLLLIEPPPMAANLQEPANEGGLCTLLTLCDLLNRQLLLLIGWAKQIPGFLNLSLVDQMSLLQSGWMEVLLVGVAWRSQKTGGEELVFAANLQLTGAQCGAMGLSHLYEALHLLSLRYQLMQLRGEEAVTLKAIALANSVLTQVTK from the exons ATGGACCGGACCACCGACCCATTGGTTGGTTATCAGTG CCTCAACTCCTCCTCGACAGACTCCACCTCCTCGCTAGACTCCGCCTCCTTCAGTGACATTCTGCCAagctttagccccgcccacgCAGCCTTCCTGACGCCTAGTCCCGCCCTTTCTGCGCCGTCCTTCGGCCTCCACTGTGGGTCATCGCTGCCCAACTCCCCAACAGGTGTTGGGGGCGGAGTTCTGGTGCTAACTGGCTGTTTTCCAGCCCCCCAG GCGGACTCTGTGCTGATAGCGGGCTACCGCTCCTCGTTAGGACCAAAAAGAGTCTGTCTGGTGTGTGGAGAACTGGCTTCAGGGTACCATTATGGGGTCGCATCCTGCGaggcctgcaaggccttcttCAAAAGGACCATACAGG GAAATATCAAGTACATTTGCCCCGTGAACAACAACTGTGAGATCACCAAGCGGAGACGGAAAGCGTGTCAGGCGTGTCGCTTCCAGAAGTGTCTGCAGGCCGGGATGATGCGGGAGG GTGTGCGGATCGATCGAGTTCGTGGGGGGCGACAAAAGtacaggaggaggacggagcctGGACGGCCCTACAAAGGTCCATGTTTGCACTCTGCCAGCAGCA GAAACGTGGTCATTTCAGATCTGCTGCTGATAGAGCCTCCTCCAATGGCTGCCAATCTGCAGGAACCAGCCAATGAGGGTGGCCTCTGCACCCTCCTGACACTCTGTGACCTCTTGAACCGACAGCTGCTGCTCTTGATTGGCTGGGCCAAACAGATTCCAG GCTTCCTAAACCTCTCATTGGTCGACCAGATGTCTTTACTGCAGAGTGGCTGGATGGaagtgctgctggtgggtgTGGCCTGGAGATCACAGAAGACGGGAGGGGAGGAGCTTGTGTTTGCAGCCAATCTGCAGCTCACTGGGGCTCAGTGTGGAGCCATGGGACTGTCCCACCTGTATGAGGCTCTGCACCTTCTGAGCCTGAGGTACCAGCTGATGCAGCTGAGGGGCGAGGAGGCCGTGACTCTAAAGGCCATCGCCCTGGCCAACTCAG TCTTAACCCAGGTGACGAAGTGA
- the LOC130519769 gene encoding estrogen-related receptor gamma-like isoform X5: MDRTTDPLVGYQCLNSSSTDSTSSLDSASFSDILPSFSPAHAAFLTPSPALSAPSFGLHCGSSLPNSPTGVGGGVLVLTGCFPAPQADSVLIAGYRSSLGPKRVCLVCGELASGYHYGVASCEACKAFFKRTIQGNIKYICPVNNNCEITKRRRKACQACRFQKCLQAGMMREGVRIDRVRGGRQKYRRRTEPGRPYKGPCLHSASSRNVVISDLLLIEPPPMAANLQEPANEGGLCTLLTLCDLLNRQLLLLIGWAKQIPGFLNLSLVDQMSLLQSGWMEVLLVGVAWRSQKTGGEELVFAANLQLTGAQCGAMGLSHLYEALHLLSLRYQLMQLRGEEAVTLKAIALANSGTRPLRH, encoded by the exons ATGGACCGGACCACCGACCCATTGGTTGGTTATCAGTG CCTCAACTCCTCCTCGACAGACTCCACCTCCTCGCTAGACTCCGCCTCCTTCAGTGACATTCTGCCAagctttagccccgcccacgCAGCCTTCCTGACGCCTAGTCCCGCCCTTTCTGCGCCGTCCTTCGGCCTCCACTGTGGGTCATCGCTGCCCAACTCCCCAACAGGTGTTGGGGGCGGAGTTCTGGTGCTAACTGGCTGTTTTCCAGCCCCCCAG GCGGACTCTGTGCTGATAGCGGGCTACCGCTCCTCGTTAGGACCAAAAAGAGTCTGTCTGGTGTGTGGAGAACTGGCTTCAGGGTACCATTATGGGGTCGCATCCTGCGaggcctgcaaggccttcttCAAAAGGACCATACAGG GAAATATCAAGTACATTTGCCCCGTGAACAACAACTGTGAGATCACCAAGCGGAGACGGAAAGCGTGTCAGGCGTGTCGCTTCCAGAAGTGTCTGCAGGCCGGGATGATGCGGGAGG GTGTGCGGATCGATCGAGTTCGTGGGGGGCGACAAAAGtacaggaggaggacggagcctGGACGGCCCTACAAAGGTCCATGTTTGCACTCTGCCAGCAGCA GAAACGTGGTCATTTCAGATCTGCTGCTGATAGAGCCTCCTCCAATGGCTGCCAATCTGCAGGAACCAGCCAATGAGGGTGGCCTCTGCACCCTCCTGACACTCTGTGACCTCTTGAACCGACAGCTGCTGCTCTTGATTGGCTGGGCCAAACAGATTCCAG GCTTCCTAAACCTCTCATTGGTCGACCAGATGTCTTTACTGCAGAGTGGCTGGATGGaagtgctgctggtgggtgTGGCCTGGAGATCACAGAAGACGGGAGGGGAGGAGCTTGTGTTTGCAGCCAATCTGCAGCTCACTGGGGCTCAGTGTGGAGCCATGGGACTGTCCCACCTGTATGAGGCTCTGCACCTTCTGAGCCTGAGGTACCAGCTGATGCAGCTGAGGGGCGAGGAGGCCGTGACTCTAAAGGCCATCGCCCTGGCCAACTCAGGTACACGCCCACTCAG ACACTGA
- the LOC130519769 gene encoding steroid hormone receptor ERR2-like isoform X2 codes for MDRTTDPLVGYQCLNSSSTDSTSSLDSASFSDILPSFSPAHAAFLTPSPALSAPSFGLHCGSSLPNSPTGVGGGVLVLTGCFPAPQADSVLIAGYRSSLGPKRVCLVCGELASGYHYGVASCEACKAFFKRTIQGNIKYICPVNNNCEITKRRRKACQACRFQKCLQAGMMREGVRIDRVRGGRQKYRRRTEPGRPYKGNVVISDLLLIEPPPMAANLQEPANEGGLCTLLTLCDLLNRQLLLLIGWAKQIPGFLNLSLVDQMSLLQSGWMEVLLVGVAWRSQKTGGEELVFAANLQLTGAQCGAMGLSHLYEALHLLSLRYQLMQLRGEEAVTLKAIALANSGTRPLRYTPTQVHTHSGTRPLRYTPTQVHAHSGTRPLRYTPTQVHNPLRYTPTQVHTNSGTQQLRYTPTQVHTNSGTQQLRYTKTQVHTHSGTHQLRYTTTQVHTNSGTQQLRYTPTQVHTSSGTHPLRYTPAQVHTHSGTHQLRYTTHTTTQTQCYVCCTVLTSVLTPETVCVCVCVCVCV; via the exons ATGGACCGGACCACCGACCCATTGGTTGGTTATCAGTG CCTCAACTCCTCCTCGACAGACTCCACCTCCTCGCTAGACTCCGCCTCCTTCAGTGACATTCTGCCAagctttagccccgcccacgCAGCCTTCCTGACGCCTAGTCCCGCCCTTTCTGCGCCGTCCTTCGGCCTCCACTGTGGGTCATCGCTGCCCAACTCCCCAACAGGTGTTGGGGGCGGAGTTCTGGTGCTAACTGGCTGTTTTCCAGCCCCCCAG GCGGACTCTGTGCTGATAGCGGGCTACCGCTCCTCGTTAGGACCAAAAAGAGTCTGTCTGGTGTGTGGAGAACTGGCTTCAGGGTACCATTATGGGGTCGCATCCTGCGaggcctgcaaggccttcttCAAAAGGACCATACAGG GAAATATCAAGTACATTTGCCCCGTGAACAACAACTGTGAGATCACCAAGCGGAGACGGAAAGCGTGTCAGGCGTGTCGCTTCCAGAAGTGTCTGCAGGCCGGGATGATGCGGGAGG GTGTGCGGATCGATCGAGTTCGTGGGGGGCGACAAAAGtacaggaggaggacggagcctGGACGGCCCTACAAAG GAAACGTGGTCATTTCAGATCTGCTGCTGATAGAGCCTCCTCCAATGGCTGCCAATCTGCAGGAACCAGCCAATGAGGGTGGCCTCTGCACCCTCCTGACACTCTGTGACCTCTTGAACCGACAGCTGCTGCTCTTGATTGGCTGGGCCAAACAGATTCCAG GCTTCCTAAACCTCTCATTGGTCGACCAGATGTCTTTACTGCAGAGTGGCTGGATGGaagtgctgctggtgggtgTGGCCTGGAGATCACAGAAGACGGGAGGGGAGGAGCTTGTGTTTGCAGCCAATCTGCAGCTCACTGGGGCTCAGTGTGGAGCCATGGGACTGTCCCACCTGTATGAGGCTCTGCACCTTCTGAGCCTGAGGTACCAGCTGATGCAGCTGAGGGGCGAGGAGGCCGTGACTCTAAAGGCCATCGCCCTGGCCAACTCAGGTACACGCCCACTCAGGTACACGCCCACTCAGGTACACACCCACTCAGGTACACGCCCACTCAGGTACACACCCACTCAGGTACACGCCCACTCGGGTACACGCCCACTCAGGTACACGCCCACTCAGGTACACAACCCACTCAGGTACACGCCAACTCAGGTACACACCAACTCAGGTACACAACAACTCAGGTACACGCCCACTCAGGTACACACCAACTCAGGTACACAACAACTCAGGTACACAAAAACTCAGGTACACACGCACTCAGGTACACACCAACTCAGGTACACAACAACTCAGGTACACACCAACTCAGGTACACAACAACTCAGGTACACGCCCACTCAGGTACACACCAGCTCAGGTACACACCCACTCAGGTACACACCAGCTCAGGTACACACCCACTCAGGTACACACCAGCTCaggtacacaacacacactACAACCCAGACACAATGCTACGTCTGCTGCACCGTGCTAACAAGTGTGCTGACCCccgagactgtgtgtgtgtgtgtgtgtgtgtgtgtgtgtgtgtga
- the LOC130519769 gene encoding estrogen-related receptor gamma-like isoform X3, with protein MDRTTDPLVGYQCLNSSSTDSTSSLDSASFSDILPSFSPAHAAFLTPSPALSAPSFGLHCGSSLPNSPTGVGGGVLVLTGCFPAPQADSVLIAGYRSSLGPKRVCLVCGELASGYHYGVASCEACKAFFKRTIQGNIKYICPVNNNCEITKRRRKACQACRFQKCLQAGMMREGVRIDRVRGGRQKYRRRTEPGRPYKGPCLHSASSRNVVISDLLLIEPPPMAANLQEPANEGGLCTLLTLCDLLNRQLLLLIGWAKQIPGFLNLSLVDQMSLLQSGWMEVLLVGVAWRSQKTGGEELVFAANLQLTGAQCGAMGLSHLYEALHLLSLRYQLMQLRGEEAVTLKAIALANSDTDPVDCPDSVQRFQDQLHEALQEHGSSHGEHQRAGRLLMTLPLLRQTAEHAVKNLLQLHRRYRVPLHKLLLEMLEAKV; from the exons ATGGACCGGACCACCGACCCATTGGTTGGTTATCAGTG CCTCAACTCCTCCTCGACAGACTCCACCTCCTCGCTAGACTCCGCCTCCTTCAGTGACATTCTGCCAagctttagccccgcccacgCAGCCTTCCTGACGCCTAGTCCCGCCCTTTCTGCGCCGTCCTTCGGCCTCCACTGTGGGTCATCGCTGCCCAACTCCCCAACAGGTGTTGGGGGCGGAGTTCTGGTGCTAACTGGCTGTTTTCCAGCCCCCCAG GCGGACTCTGTGCTGATAGCGGGCTACCGCTCCTCGTTAGGACCAAAAAGAGTCTGTCTGGTGTGTGGAGAACTGGCTTCAGGGTACCATTATGGGGTCGCATCCTGCGaggcctgcaaggccttcttCAAAAGGACCATACAGG GAAATATCAAGTACATTTGCCCCGTGAACAACAACTGTGAGATCACCAAGCGGAGACGGAAAGCGTGTCAGGCGTGTCGCTTCCAGAAGTGTCTGCAGGCCGGGATGATGCGGGAGG GTGTGCGGATCGATCGAGTTCGTGGGGGGCGACAAAAGtacaggaggaggacggagcctGGACGGCCCTACAAAGGTCCATGTTTGCACTCTGCCAGCAGCA GAAACGTGGTCATTTCAGATCTGCTGCTGATAGAGCCTCCTCCAATGGCTGCCAATCTGCAGGAACCAGCCAATGAGGGTGGCCTCTGCACCCTCCTGACACTCTGTGACCTCTTGAACCGACAGCTGCTGCTCTTGATTGGCTGGGCCAAACAGATTCCAG GCTTCCTAAACCTCTCATTGGTCGACCAGATGTCTTTACTGCAGAGTGGCTGGATGGaagtgctgctggtgggtgTGGCCTGGAGATCACAGAAGACGGGAGGGGAGGAGCTTGTGTTTGCAGCCAATCTGCAGCTCACTGGGGCTCAGTGTGGAGCCATGGGACTGTCCCACCTGTATGAGGCTCTGCACCTTCTGAGCCTGAGGTACCAGCTGATGCAGCTGAGGGGCGAGGAGGCCGTGACTCTAAAGGCCATCGCCCTGGCCAACTCAG ACACTGATCCAGTGGACTGTCCAGACTCGGTCCAGAGGTTCCAGGATCAGCTTCATGAGGCCTTGCAGGAGCACGGCTCATCCCACGGGGAGCACCAACGGGCTGGCCGCCTGCTTATGACCCTCCCCCTGCTGCGGCAGACTGCTGAGCATGCTGTGaagaacctgctgcagctgcaccgcCGGTACCGTGTCCCCCTCcacaagctgctgctggagatgctggaagcCAAAGTCTGA
- the LOC130519769 gene encoding steroid hormone receptor ERR1-like isoform X1: MDRTTDPLVGYQCLNSSSTDSTSSLDSASFSDILPSFSPAHAAFLTPSPALSAPSFGLHCGSSLPNSPTGVGGGVLVLTGCFPAPQADSVLIAGYRSSLGPKRVCLVCGELASGYHYGVASCEACKAFFKRTIQGNIKYICPVNNNCEITKRRRKACQACRFQKCLQAGMMREGVRIDRVRGGRQKYRRRTEPGRPYKGPCLHSASSRNVVISDLLLIEPPPMAANLQEPANEGGLCTLLTLCDLLNRQLLLLIGWAKQIPGFLNLSLVDQMSLLQSGWMEVLLVGVAWRSQKTGGEELVFAANLQLTGAQCGAMGLSHLYEALHLLSLRYQLMQLRGEEAVTLKAIALANSGTRPLRYTPTQVHTHSGTRPLRYTPTQVHAHSGTRPLRYTPTQVHNPLRYTPTQVHTNSGTQQLRYTPTQVHTNSGTQQLRYTKTQVHTHSGTHQLRYTTTQVHTNSGTQQLRYTPTQVHTSSGTHPLRYTPAQVHTHSGTHQLRYTTHTTTQTQCYVCCTVLTSVLTPETVCVCVCVCVCV; the protein is encoded by the exons ATGGACCGGACCACCGACCCATTGGTTGGTTATCAGTG CCTCAACTCCTCCTCGACAGACTCCACCTCCTCGCTAGACTCCGCCTCCTTCAGTGACATTCTGCCAagctttagccccgcccacgCAGCCTTCCTGACGCCTAGTCCCGCCCTTTCTGCGCCGTCCTTCGGCCTCCACTGTGGGTCATCGCTGCCCAACTCCCCAACAGGTGTTGGGGGCGGAGTTCTGGTGCTAACTGGCTGTTTTCCAGCCCCCCAG GCGGACTCTGTGCTGATAGCGGGCTACCGCTCCTCGTTAGGACCAAAAAGAGTCTGTCTGGTGTGTGGAGAACTGGCTTCAGGGTACCATTATGGGGTCGCATCCTGCGaggcctgcaaggccttcttCAAAAGGACCATACAGG GAAATATCAAGTACATTTGCCCCGTGAACAACAACTGTGAGATCACCAAGCGGAGACGGAAAGCGTGTCAGGCGTGTCGCTTCCAGAAGTGTCTGCAGGCCGGGATGATGCGGGAGG GTGTGCGGATCGATCGAGTTCGTGGGGGGCGACAAAAGtacaggaggaggacggagcctGGACGGCCCTACAAAGGTCCATGTTTGCACTCTGCCAGCAGCA GAAACGTGGTCATTTCAGATCTGCTGCTGATAGAGCCTCCTCCAATGGCTGCCAATCTGCAGGAACCAGCCAATGAGGGTGGCCTCTGCACCCTCCTGACACTCTGTGACCTCTTGAACCGACAGCTGCTGCTCTTGATTGGCTGGGCCAAACAGATTCCAG GCTTCCTAAACCTCTCATTGGTCGACCAGATGTCTTTACTGCAGAGTGGCTGGATGGaagtgctgctggtgggtgTGGCCTGGAGATCACAGAAGACGGGAGGGGAGGAGCTTGTGTTTGCAGCCAATCTGCAGCTCACTGGGGCTCAGTGTGGAGCCATGGGACTGTCCCACCTGTATGAGGCTCTGCACCTTCTGAGCCTGAGGTACCAGCTGATGCAGCTGAGGGGCGAGGAGGCCGTGACTCTAAAGGCCATCGCCCTGGCCAACTCAGGTACACGCCCACTCAGGTACACGCCCACTCAGGTACACACCCACTCAGGTACACGCCCACTCAGGTACACACCCACTCAGGTACACGCCCACTCGGGTACACGCCCACTCAGGTACACGCCCACTCAGGTACACAACCCACTCAGGTACACGCCAACTCAGGTACACACCAACTCAGGTACACAACAACTCAGGTACACGCCCACTCAGGTACACACCAACTCAGGTACACAACAACTCAGGTACACAAAAACTCAGGTACACACGCACTCAGGTACACACCAACTCAGGTACACAACAACTCAGGTACACACCAACTCAGGTACACAACAACTCAGGTACACGCCCACTCAGGTACACACCAGCTCAGGTACACACCCACTCAGGTACACACCAGCTCAGGTACACACCCACTCAGGTACACACCAGCTCaggtacacaacacacactACAACCCAGACACAATGCTACGTCTGCTGCACCGTGCTAACAAGTGTGCTGACCCccgagactgtgtgtgtgtgtgtgtgtgtgtgtgtgtgtgtgtga